From Lysinibacillus sp. SGAir0095, the proteins below share one genomic window:
- the hisF gene encoding imidazole glycerol phosphate synthase subunit HisF, with translation MLTKRIIPCLDVKEGRVVKGIQFVELRDAGDPVELAKFYDEQGADELVFLDISASHEGRETMVDVVRKTASSLAIPFTVGGGIRTLEDMKRILRAGADKVSVNTSALERPELIKEGSDFFGAQCIVVAIDARYSDEDGTWMVYTHGGRNKTEWQAVEWAKEAVRLGAGELLLTSMNQDGEKTGFDLALTKAVRDAVTVPVIASGGAGNAEHFVDVLQEVDADAALAASIFHYKETSVAEVKSVLREKGVCVR, from the coding sequence ATGCTAACAAAACGGATTATCCCTTGCCTTGACGTTAAAGAAGGGCGCGTTGTAAAGGGCATTCAATTTGTGGAGCTTCGTGATGCCGGAGATCCAGTTGAGCTTGCGAAATTTTATGATGAACAAGGTGCAGATGAGCTGGTGTTTTTGGATATCTCTGCTTCGCATGAAGGTCGTGAAACAATGGTGGATGTGGTGCGAAAAACGGCGTCAAGCCTTGCCATTCCATTTACTGTAGGTGGTGGTATCCGTACACTGGAGGATATGAAACGAATTCTTCGTGCTGGTGCAGACAAAGTATCTGTCAATACCTCTGCATTAGAGCGCCCGGAATTGATTAAAGAAGGCTCAGATTTTTTTGGCGCACAGTGTATCGTTGTCGCAATTGATGCGAGATATTCGGATGAGGATGGCACTTGGATGGTCTATACCCATGGCGGACGTAACAAAACGGAGTGGCAGGCCGTTGAATGGGCAAAAGAAGCCGTACGTCTCGGTGCAGGCGAACTATTACTGACAAGCATGAATCAAGACGGAGAAAAAACGGGCTTTGATTTAGCTTTAACAAAAGCAGTTCGGGATGCAGTGACTGTACCTGTGATTGCAAGTGGTGGTGCCGGAAATGCTGAGCACTTTGTTGATGTCTTGCAAGAAGTTGATGCAGATGCGGCACTAGCAGCATCCATTTTCCACTATAAAGAAACAAGTGTAGCTGAGGTGAAATCAGTTTTACGCGAAAAAGGGGTTTGTGTCAGATGA
- the hisH gene encoding imidazole glycerol phosphate synthase subunit HisH produces MKIGVIDYGMGNLFSVEQALKRLDCDVIVSANPQELAATDALILPGVGAFPDAMRRLAETGLEAFIREQVDANKQLLGICLGMQLLFEESEEVAPTKGFGFFNGKITRFSGETSHGEKYRVPHMGWNTLEFKSSPKWLEDQTLPQSNYVYFVHSFFATNLNREQLVASADYFDTEVPGVVQAENVCGMQFHPEKSGEFGVFLLEQWLKGVGVQTC; encoded by the coding sequence ATGAAAATTGGCGTAATCGATTATGGAATGGGCAATTTATTTAGCGTCGAACAAGCGTTAAAAAGACTGGATTGTGATGTAATTGTCTCTGCAAACCCGCAAGAATTAGCCGCAACAGATGCCCTTATCTTACCTGGTGTCGGAGCATTTCCAGATGCGATGAGACGCTTAGCTGAAACTGGTTTGGAAGCTTTCATTCGTGAACAGGTGGATGCCAATAAACAACTACTAGGGATTTGCCTAGGGATGCAGCTGCTTTTTGAGGAAAGCGAAGAAGTAGCACCTACAAAAGGCTTTGGCTTCTTTAATGGCAAAATTACTCGATTCTCTGGTGAAACATCACATGGAGAAAAGTATCGCGTTCCTCACATGGGTTGGAATACACTAGAATTCAAGAGCTCACCGAAATGGTTAGAGGATCAGACATTACCACAAAGCAATTATGTTTATTTCGTCCATTCATTTTTTGCAACGAATCTAAATCGTGAACAGCTTGTAGCCAGTGCAGATTATTTTGATACTGAGGTGCCGGGTGTCGTGCAAGCTGAAAATGTTTGTGGGATGCAGTTCCATCCTGAAAAGTCAGGGGAGTTTGGTGTTTTCTTGCTTGAACAATGGTTAAAAGGTGTGGGGGTGCAAACATGCTAA
- the hisB gene encoding imidazoleglycerol-phosphate dehydratase HisB, with protein MAEQNSRFARIERNTNETKIAVELNLDGDGQAEVNTGVPFMDHMLDLFIKHGLFDGKIIADGDTHIDDHHTTEDIGIVLGQVIREALGDKKGIKRYGNAFVPMDDALAQVVIDCSNRPHLEYRVEPELKEKVGTFDTELVHEFLWKFALEARMNVHVIVPYGHNTHHIIEAIFKALARAIDDAVQIDPRVKGVPSTKGLLT; from the coding sequence ATGGCAGAACAAAATAGTCGATTTGCTAGAATTGAACGCAATACCAATGAAACGAAAATCGCGGTTGAATTGAATTTAGATGGGGACGGTCAAGCAGAAGTAAATACAGGTGTTCCTTTTATGGACCATATGCTGGATTTATTTATCAAACACGGCTTATTTGATGGCAAAATCATTGCTGATGGGGATACACATATTGACGACCATCATACGACAGAAGATATCGGCATTGTCTTGGGACAGGTGATCCGTGAAGCACTTGGTGACAAAAAAGGGATTAAACGTTATGGGAACGCCTTTGTCCCAATGGATGATGCATTAGCTCAGGTAGTTATCGATTGTTCGAACAGACCACATCTAGAGTATCGTGTAGAGCCTGAATTAAAAGAAAAAGTAGGAACGTTCGATACAGAGCTAGTTCATGAATTTTTATGGAAATTCGCCTTGGAAGCACGTATGAATGTTCACGTAATTGTTCCTTATGGCCATAATACACATCATATTATCGAAGCTATTTTCAAAGCACTTGCAAGAGCAATAGATGATGCGGTACAAATCGATCCCCGTGTGAAAGGCGTACCATCAACGAAAGGATTGTTGACATGA
- the hisD gene encoding histidinol dehydrogenase codes for MKITKLTNTISLKRQLEGGNEEQLKTVRQVLDDVRENGDAALRKYSEMWDGIQLEDFRVTPMEIERAVQNFDPQLKKDLEEAAANIRYYHEAQKRDGYKLPLENGSYLAQRILPLDAVGLYVPGGLAAYPSSVLMNVIPAQVAGVERIVITSPAGKDGKLPDAVLVAASILNINEIYKVGGAQAIAALAYGTETITPVDKITGPGNIYVALAKREVFGEVAIDMIAGPSEIAVLADDTAYADEIAADLLSQAEHDELACAVLITTSEQLALDVAAEVEKQLSVLPKEAIARKSIENFGQIYVAQTMEQAIQAVNSLAPEHLEVVTANAEADSLEIRHAGAIFIGRYSSEPVGDYFAGTNHVLPTNSTARFASGLNVDDFIKRTNVVYYTEKAWEENAPKIARLARMEGLEGHARAVESRGWTKGDK; via the coding sequence GTGAAAATAACAAAATTAACGAACACGATTTCATTAAAGAGACAGCTTGAAGGTGGGAACGAAGAACAATTAAAAACTGTTCGGCAAGTGCTTGACGATGTTCGTGAAAATGGTGATGCAGCCCTTCGCAAATATAGTGAAATGTGGGATGGCATTCAGTTAGAAGACTTCCGTGTCACACCCATGGAAATCGAACGGGCTGTACAAAACTTTGATCCCCAGCTGAAAAAGGATTTAGAAGAGGCAGCAGCCAATATTCGGTATTATCATGAGGCACAAAAACGAGACGGTTACAAGCTTCCTTTAGAGAATGGTTCCTACTTGGCACAAAGAATACTTCCTTTAGATGCTGTAGGCTTGTATGTACCAGGTGGATTAGCAGCATATCCTTCATCTGTACTCATGAATGTGATTCCTGCCCAGGTTGCAGGGGTGGAACGAATCGTCATTACCTCCCCGGCTGGAAAGGATGGGAAACTCCCGGATGCGGTTCTTGTGGCGGCTTCCATATTAAACATTAACGAGATTTATAAAGTTGGTGGCGCACAAGCGATTGCAGCATTAGCTTATGGAACAGAAACAATCACGCCGGTTGATAAAATTACGGGTCCAGGTAACATTTACGTTGCATTAGCAAAGCGTGAAGTGTTTGGTGAAGTAGCAATTGATATGATTGCTGGCCCGAGTGAGATTGCCGTACTTGCAGATGACACAGCCTATGCAGATGAGATTGCAGCTGATTTATTATCCCAAGCAGAGCATGATGAATTAGCTTGTGCAGTGCTCATCACAACTAGTGAACAATTAGCTCTAGATGTGGCAGCAGAGGTTGAAAAACAGTTAAGCGTGTTACCAAAAGAAGCGATTGCACGTAAATCGATTGAAAATTTCGGGCAAATCTATGTGGCACAAACGATGGAGCAAGCAATACAGGCAGTCAATTCACTGGCACCAGAGCATTTGGAGGTTGTTACGGCTAATGCGGAGGCGGATTCATTAGAAATTCGCCATGCAGGAGCGATCTTTATCGGTCGATATAGCTCAGAACCAGTTGGAGATTATTTTGCCGGGACAAACCATGTGTTGCCGACGAATAGTACGGCACGGTTTGCTAGTGGGTTAAATGTAGATGATTTTATTAAACGGACAAATGTCGTTTATTATACTGAAAAAGCGTGGGAGGAAAATGCACCGAAAATCGCTCGTCTTGCAAGAATGGAAGGGCTGGAAGGGCATGCCCGTGCAGTAGAATCTCGAGGTTGGACAAAAGGAGATAAATAA
- the hisG gene encoding ATP phosphoribosyltransferase — protein sequence MSHLTIAMPKGRIFEEAYQMLIDAGFNLPEEVEMSRKLLIEIPEEKIRFILAKPMDVPVYVEHGVADIGIAGKDTLLELRRNVHELLDLKISQCYIASAGLPNTTMNEIAPRIATKYPNIAMNYYKEIGEQVEIIELNGSIELAPMIGLADRIVDIVSTGRTLKENGLVEYEHITDVSSRLIANPVSYRMKSARIQELVSRMKKIVG from the coding sequence ATGAGTCATTTAACTATTGCCATGCCAAAGGGACGAATTTTTGAAGAAGCATATCAGATGCTCATCGATGCGGGTTTTAACTTACCTGAGGAAGTTGAAATGTCACGTAAATTGTTGATTGAAATTCCAGAAGAAAAAATCCGATTTATCTTGGCAAAACCAATGGACGTACCAGTGTATGTAGAGCATGGCGTTGCCGATATCGGGATTGCGGGTAAGGATACATTACTTGAATTACGAAGAAATGTTCATGAACTTTTAGATTTGAAAATAAGCCAATGTTACATAGCTTCTGCAGGTTTGCCAAATACGACGATGAACGAAATTGCACCACGTATTGCAACGAAGTATCCCAACATTGCCATGAATTATTATAAAGAAATTGGTGAGCAAGTAGAAATTATCGAATTAAATGGATCCATTGAGCTCGCACCGATGATTGGTTTAGCAGACCGCATTGTCGATATCGTTTCTACGGGAAGAACCTTAAAAGAGAACGGACTTGTCGAATACGAGCATATTACAGATGTATCGTCTCGACTGATCGCCAATCCAGTTAGTTACCGAATGAAAAGTGCACGAATTCAAGAATTAGTATCACGTATGAAAAAAATTGTCGGTTAG
- a CDS encoding ATP phosphoribosyltransferase regulatory subunit, with protein MSSIKMFEKPLGMRDTFPITYEKTEEVRQIGREFLRARGFDFIQTPSLEYFDTVGKASAIYDASLFKLVDSQGNTLVLRPDMTTPIARVATSKLLKEKIPLRLAYFANVFRAQQTEGGRPAEFGQMGIEIIGDRTVFADAEVIITVIHLIQAFGIHSFKITIGHAGVLNCILKDYTESNEQADTLRTLLVERNYVGFEEAVESFNLPKTKSDALLQFISEATNFVTIQDIEKYVRKNDALDYMQQLIELIEVADLSQFVALDFTLSSHMNYYTGMLFEVFAEGSGFALGNGGRYDGLLQHFGTEVGATGFGIRVDRLLEVIPSKTSTYQTVGVIFEESLFGKALKAANSYREEGKLVTLQSRKGLIDEEAFTKLFDKIVYVSQEDLA; from the coding sequence ATGTCATCGATAAAAATGTTTGAAAAACCATTAGGAATGCGTGATACATTCCCGATTACTTATGAAAAAACTGAAGAAGTTCGACAAATCGGACGCGAATTTTTACGTGCTCGCGGGTTTGATTTTATTCAAACACCAAGCCTGGAGTACTTCGATACAGTGGGGAAAGCATCTGCCATTTATGATGCTTCCTTATTTAAATTAGTAGATAGCCAGGGGAATACGTTGGTTCTTCGCCCAGACATGACGACACCCATTGCGCGTGTCGCGACTTCAAAATTATTAAAGGAAAAAATCCCTTTGCGGTTAGCATACTTTGCAAATGTTTTTCGTGCCCAGCAAACGGAAGGTGGTCGTCCAGCTGAATTTGGTCAAATGGGGATTGAAATTATTGGTGATCGAACAGTTTTCGCAGACGCAGAGGTTATCATTACGGTCATTCATTTAATTCAAGCCTTTGGGATTCATTCTTTCAAAATTACAATTGGTCATGCAGGCGTATTAAATTGTATTTTGAAAGACTACACAGAAAGTAATGAACAAGCGGATACACTTAGAACATTATTGGTTGAACGTAATTATGTTGGCTTTGAAGAAGCCGTCGAAAGCTTTAACCTACCAAAAACTAAATCAGATGCTTTACTGCAATTTATCAGTGAAGCAACCAATTTTGTAACCATTCAAGATATTGAAAAGTATGTGCGCAAAAACGATGCACTTGACTATATGCAGCAGCTTATTGAACTGATTGAGGTTGCGGACTTATCACAATTTGTTGCTCTAGACTTTACATTATCAAGTCATATGAATTATTACACGGGAATGTTATTTGAAGTGTTTGCTGAAGGCAGTGGCTTTGCCTTAGGGAATGGTGGCCGCTATGACGGATTATTACAGCACTTTGGAACAGAAGTGGGGGCTACTGGCTTTGGCATTCGAGTTGATCGACTTCTCGAGGTGATTCCTTCAAAAACATCCACATACCAAACAGTCGGAGTAATCTTTGAAGAATCACTATTTGGAAAAGCATTAAAAGCAGCTAATTCTTATCGAGAAGAAGGAAAGCTAGTTACTTTGCAATCACGTAAAGGATTAATAGATGAAGAAGCATTTACAAAGCTCTTCGATAAAATCGTGTATGTCAGCCAGGAGGATTTAGCGTAA
- a CDS encoding DapH/DapD/GlmU-related protein has product MRRTERYPVQGANSLWKVYQTVSFWKVMKCFIFIQIGRITPFMSMKNWIYRTFLHMKIGEKTSLALMVMPDSMFPERITIGDNTIIGYNTTILAHEYLIEEYRLGDVKIGSEVMIGANSTILPGVVIGDGAIVSAATLVHKDVPAGSMVGGNPMRIIYTREQMAERKS; this is encoded by the coding sequence ATGAGAAGGACGGAACGATACCCTGTTCAAGGTGCAAACTCATTATGGAAAGTTTATCAAACGGTGTCATTTTGGAAAGTAATGAAATGCTTTATTTTTATTCAAATTGGCCGCATTACGCCGTTTATGAGTATGAAAAATTGGATTTATCGTACGTTTTTACATATGAAGATTGGTGAAAAGACATCACTTGCCTTGATGGTGATGCCAGATTCCATGTTTCCTGAAAGAATTACAATCGGAGATAATACCATCATCGGCTATAACACCACGATATTAGCTCACGAATACTTAATTGAAGAATATCGTTTAGGGGATGTGAAAATTGGCAGTGAAGTCATGATTGGTGCCAATTCTACCATTTTGCCTGGTGTTGTCATTGGTGATGGCGCAATTGTTTCCGCAGCTACACTTGTGCATAAAGATGTCCCGGCTGGCAGTATGGTCGGCGGCAATCCAATGCGCATTATCTATACACGAGAGCAAATGGCTGAACGAAAAAGTTGA
- the ppaX gene encoding pyrophosphatase PpaX has protein sequence MRMKALLFDFDGTLLNTNDLIIQTFMNVLEERFPGQYSPKDCMDFIGPSLKETFEQLTPDEVDEMIEKYRQWNYANHDTLVTEYDGVVHTLEKLKEKGIRLAIVSTKRRDTIEKGLVLMGAKHLFEFWVGVDSVKNVKPDPEPVLLAIEKLGVDKEDVMMIGDNYHDIEAGKNAGVKTAGVAWSIKGEDFLRQFNPDYILQHMSDLLTIVEES, from the coding sequence ATTCGTATGAAAGCCTTGCTGTTTGATTTTGATGGAACGTTATTAAATACAAATGATTTAATTATCCAGACATTTATGAATGTATTAGAGGAAAGATTTCCTGGGCAATATTCGCCAAAAGATTGCATGGATTTCATAGGTCCGTCATTAAAAGAAACCTTTGAACAATTAACGCCGGATGAAGTCGACGAAATGATTGAGAAATATCGACAATGGAATTATGCCAATCATGACACATTAGTGACAGAATACGACGGAGTAGTCCATACTTTAGAAAAACTCAAAGAAAAAGGCATCCGTCTAGCAATCGTTTCAACCAAGAGACGGGATACGATCGAAAAAGGATTAGTTCTAATGGGGGCAAAACATCTATTTGAATTTTGGGTTGGTGTGGACAGTGTGAAAAATGTAAAGCCTGATCCAGAGCCCGTACTACTAGCCATCGAAAAATTGGGTGTAGATAAAGAAGATGTCATGATGATTGGAGATAATTATCATGATATTGAAGCAGGAAAAAATGCAGGTGTGAAAACAGCTGGTGTCGCATGGTCCATCAAAGGAGAAGATTTTTTAAGACAGTTTAATCCGGACTATATTTTACAGCATATGTCTGACCTATTAACGATTGTGGAGGAGTCTTAA
- the lgt gene encoding prolipoprotein diacylglyceryl transferase → MEQVLLAINPVAFSLGSIEVRWYGILIALGIVLAYFVGQREAVKRGLPEDFLADMLIWAIPISIISARIYYVSMKWEYYGANPEKIIQIWNGGIAIHGALIGAVITAYIFCKKKGFSFLKVADILAPSLLIGQIIGRWGNFMNQEAYGGPVSREFLENLMIPNWIIEQMYVQDLGTYVHPTFLYESMWNVIGLIILLSFRKVNLHRGEIFFSYMIWYSIGRFYIEGMRTDSLYLIGELRSAQVVSILAIVFGIIFIVYRRMKVRPVVRYLDVEKNTNHNTKKNVKNKGKKK, encoded by the coding sequence ATGGAACAGGTATTACTTGCAATCAACCCGGTTGCTTTTTCACTTGGGAGCATTGAAGTAAGATGGTATGGAATCTTAATTGCTCTCGGAATTGTCCTGGCCTATTTTGTAGGACAACGAGAGGCTGTAAAAAGAGGATTGCCTGAAGATTTTTTAGCGGATATGTTGATTTGGGCGATTCCAATCTCGATTATTTCTGCTCGCATTTATTATGTTTCGATGAAATGGGAGTATTACGGAGCTAATCCAGAGAAAATTATTCAAATTTGGAATGGTGGTATCGCCATTCATGGTGCTTTAATTGGTGCTGTAATTACAGCTTATATATTCTGCAAGAAAAAAGGGTTTAGTTTTTTAAAGGTAGCAGATATACTTGCACCGAGTCTTTTAATTGGACAAATTATAGGCCGTTGGGGCAACTTTATGAACCAGGAAGCCTATGGTGGACCAGTATCCCGTGAGTTTTTGGAAAATCTAATGATTCCAAATTGGATTATTGAACAGATGTATGTTCAAGATCTTGGTACATATGTTCATCCAACGTTCTTATATGAATCAATGTGGAATGTAATTGGTCTGATTATTCTACTTTCTTTCCGAAAAGTGAACTTACATCGAGGAGAAATTTTCTTCAGTTATATGATCTGGTACTCAATCGGTCGCTTTTATATTGAGGGCATGAGAACAGACAGTCTGTATCTGATTGGGGAATTGCGTTCTGCCCAAGTTGTTTCGATATTAGCAATTGTGTTCGGTATTATTTTCATTGTTTACAGAAGAATGAAGGTTCGCCCTGTTGTTCGCTATCTTGATGTCGAGAAAAATACTAATCATAATACGAAAAAAAATGTTAAGAACAAAGGGAAGAAAAAGTAA
- the hprK gene encoding HPr(Ser) kinase/phosphatase, whose product MIIQVSTKEVIEKFNLTVVSGQEGIGRYITTSDISRPGLEMAGYFTHYPANRVQLIGKTELSFFEMLPTELKKERMLKLCSQETPAIVISRGLEVPIELITASNEHDVPVLSTSMKTSSFSSRLTNYLESELAPTAAVHGVLVDVYGIGVLIIGKSGVGKSETALELIKKGHRLVADDCVEIRQETEDLIIGSPPPLLEHLLEIRGIGIIDIMTLFGASAIRPTKRITLIIELENWDPEKTYDRLGLDEEKMKIIDTDITKLTIPVQPGRNVSVIIEVAAMNYRLKKMGVNAAQEFSRRLDEVIAIQDEMDDY is encoded by the coding sequence ATGATCATTCAAGTTTCGACAAAAGAAGTCATAGAAAAATTCAATTTAACGGTAGTAAGTGGGCAGGAAGGAATTGGCCGTTATATTACAACGAGTGATATTTCAAGACCAGGACTTGAAATGGCAGGCTATTTTACACACTATCCTGCCAATCGAGTTCAGCTAATCGGAAAAACTGAATTATCATTTTTTGAAATGCTCCCAACTGAATTGAAAAAGGAACGAATGCTGAAGCTGTGCTCACAGGAAACTCCTGCTATTGTGATTTCTAGAGGTTTAGAAGTTCCTATTGAGTTAATTACAGCCTCCAATGAACACGATGTTCCCGTATTAAGTACTTCCATGAAAACATCTAGTTTCTCAAGTAGACTTACCAATTACCTAGAAAGTGAGTTAGCGCCTACCGCAGCAGTTCATGGTGTTCTTGTCGATGTATATGGAATTGGGGTATTAATCATCGGGAAAAGTGGCGTAGGGAAAAGTGAAACTGCACTTGAGCTTATTAAAAAAGGCCATAGACTGGTTGCTGACGATTGTGTAGAAATTCGACAAGAAACTGAAGACTTAATAATCGGAAGTCCACCACCTCTATTAGAGCATCTGTTAGAAATTCGAGGTATTGGTATCATTGATATTATGACGCTATTTGGAGCAAGTGCTATCCGTCCTACAAAGCGAATTACATTGATTATTGAGTTGGAAAACTGGGATCCGGAAAAAACCTATGATCGATTAGGTTTGGATGAAGAAAAAATGAAAATTATTGATACAGATATTACCAAGTTGACGATTCCTGTTCAACCAGGGCGAAACGTATCTGTAATTATAGAAGTGGCTGCCATGAATTACCGTTTGAAAAAAATGGGTGTGAACGCGGCACAAGAATTTTCTAGAAGATTAGACGAAGTGATTGCAATTCAGGATGAAATGGATGACTATTAA
- a CDS encoding acyl-CoA carboxylase subunit beta: protein MNNLTDHNKHEEMKDTVLKGGHIKYHEKNKEQGKLFVRDRLELLFDEGLQAEDGTFANVLAGDLPADGVVTGIGKIHGRTVCVMANDSTVKAGSWGKRTVEKIIRIQETAEKLGVPLLYLVDSAGARITDQLEMFPGRRGAGRIFYNQVKLSGRIPQICLLFGPSAAGGAYIPAFCDVVVMVEGNASMYLGSPRMAEMVIGEKVDLETMGGAKMHCSISGCGDVLAKSEEEAIAYARQYLSYFPDNFKNKPNVEEPKLPSSFEKSLEEIIPANQNAAFNMYDLIDRIIDEGSFCEVKKLFAAEIITGFARINGQSVGIIANQPRVKGGVLFADSADKAAKFISLCDAFHIPLIFLADVPGFMIGTQVEKMGIIRHGAKMIFAMSEATVPKITVIVRKAYGAGLYAMAGPAFEPDVCIALTGAQIAVMGPEAAVNAVYANKIAALPKEEQAAFIEQQREEYRKEIDVYRLASELIIDDVIQPNELRKTLELRLDAYKSKELTFTERKHGVSPV from the coding sequence ATGAATAATTTAACAGATCATAACAAACATGAAGAAATGAAGGATACCGTGTTAAAGGGCGGCCATATAAAATATCATGAAAAAAATAAGGAACAGGGGAAATTATTTGTTCGCGATCGCCTAGAGCTGCTATTCGACGAAGGGCTACAGGCTGAGGATGGAACGTTTGCCAATGTACTTGCAGGCGACCTACCTGCAGATGGCGTTGTCACAGGTATCGGGAAAATTCACGGACGGACTGTATGTGTAATGGCAAATGATTCAACAGTGAAAGCAGGTTCATGGGGGAAACGGACGGTTGAAAAAATCATCCGCATCCAGGAGACAGCCGAAAAGCTGGGGGTTCCCTTACTTTATTTAGTTGACTCGGCTGGTGCTCGTATCACGGATCAGTTGGAAATGTTCCCAGGTCGCAGAGGAGCTGGCCGTATTTTTTATAATCAAGTGAAATTGTCCGGCCGCATCCCGCAAATTTGTCTGTTATTTGGTCCTTCAGCAGCAGGCGGTGCCTATATTCCGGCCTTCTGTGACGTTGTGGTCATGGTAGAAGGAAATGCTTCCATGTATCTGGGGTCGCCTCGTATGGCCGAGATGGTAATCGGGGAAAAGGTGGATCTTGAAACAATGGGTGGAGCAAAAATGCACTGTTCGATTTCAGGCTGCGGCGATGTCCTAGCAAAATCCGAGGAAGAGGCAATTGCCTATGCAAGACAATACCTTAGCTATTTCCCGGATAACTTCAAAAACAAGCCAAACGTGGAGGAGCCAAAGCTGCCCTCCAGTTTTGAAAAGTCTCTTGAGGAAATTATTCCAGCCAATCAAAATGCGGCATTCAATATGTATGACTTAATCGACCGAATTATTGATGAAGGTTCATTCTGTGAGGTGAAGAAGCTGTTCGCCGCTGAAATCATCACTGGATTCGCCCGCATTAATGGACAGTCTGTGGGCATAATTGCGAATCAGCCTAGGGTAAAGGGGGGCGTACTGTTCGCTGATTCGGCAGACAAGGCTGCGAAGTTTATTAGCCTATGTGACGCCTTCCATATTCCGCTCATTTTCCTAGCAGATGTTCCGGGATTCATGATCGGTACTCAGGTAGAGAAAATGGGCATTATCCGCCACGGTGCGAAAATGATTTTTGCGATGAGTGAAGCGACAGTGCCGAAAATTACGGTTATTGTCCGCAAGGCATATGGTGCAGGTCTATATGCGATGGCAGGCCCTGCATTTGAACCGGACGTATGTATTGCATTAACAGGCGCTCAAATCGCCGTAATGGGTCCAGAAGCTGCTGTTAACGCAGTGTATGCCAACAAGATTGCAGCACTACCAAAAGAGGAGCAGGCAGCATTTATTGAACAACAGCGCGAAGAATACAGAAAAGAAATTGATGTGTATCGCCTTGCCTCTGAATTGATTATCGACGATGTCATTCAACCAAATGAGCTGCGCAAGACGTTGGAGCTTCGTCTAGATGCCTATAAGTCAAAAGAGCTGACATTCACTGAACGAAAGCACGGCGTTAGCCCAGTTTAA
- a CDS encoding enoyl-CoA hydratase yields the protein MAKFVTVEVQDNVALVMLTRAEAANSLSVQMLHEINETLEAIHYDRSIRAVIVTGDGEKAFCAGADLKERSGMNEDETRKTIALIGKTVNHFEVLAQPVIAAINGVALGGGLELALACDIRMASSTAKLGLTETALGIIPGAGGTQRLPRLIGMGKAKELIYTARRLSAEEAYQYGIIEYMTEPQELLEEAKKLAREIAKNAPLSLIQAKTAINQGMQTDISTGLQIESLAYNRLLHTEDRLEGLRAFKEKRSPVYSGK from the coding sequence ATGGCGAAGTTCGTAACAGTAGAGGTGCAAGATAACGTAGCACTTGTCATGTTGACACGAGCGGAGGCTGCAAATAGCTTATCTGTTCAAATGTTACATGAAATTAACGAGACATTAGAAGCAATCCACTATGATCGTTCCATCCGTGCTGTTATTGTGACGGGCGACGGAGAAAAAGCCTTCTGTGCAGGAGCGGATTTAAAGGAACGCAGTGGAATGAATGAGGATGAAACCCGTAAAACCATCGCACTCATCGGCAAAACGGTGAATCATTTCGAAGTGCTCGCCCAGCCAGTAATTGCAGCGATCAATGGTGTGGCTTTGGGTGGAGGTTTGGAACTTGCCCTCGCATGTGATATCCGTATGGCCAGCAGCACGGCAAAACTTGGATTGACCGAAACAGCTTTAGGCATTATTCCAGGAGCGGGTGGGACACAACGACTTCCTCGTCTTATTGGTATGGGAAAGGCAAAGGAGCTTATCTATACAGCTCGTCGACTGTCTGCAGAGGAAGCTTACCAGTATGGAATCATTGAGTACATGACCGAACCTCAGGAATTGCTGGAAGAGGCAAAAAAACTGGCCCGGGAGATTGCGAAAAATGCACCTCTTTCACTCATTCAGGCAAAGACTGCAATCAATCAGGGGATGCAGACGGATATTTCTACTGGATTACAGATAGAATCCTTGGCTTATAACCGATTACTTCATACGGAAGACCGCCTAGAAGGCTTGAGGGCTTTTAAGGAAAAACGCTCACCGGTATACAGTGGCAAATAA